A region from the Sandaracinus amylolyticus genome encodes:
- a CDS encoding YebC/PmpR family DNA-binding transcriptional regulator, producing the protein MGAQWKQKGREAAANAKGKVFSKLAKELQIAARGGADPATNARLRMAVEAARKASMTRDTMERAIKKGAGLLEGAAQYETVVYEGFAPHQVPVIVECLTDNKNRTSSNVRVLFRKGQLGASGSVSWDFSRLGAIEASPPASGADPEEAAIEAGAQDLEADEGGTIFYTEPTDLDAVSKALGERGWTVSSAKLIWKAKNPVTLDDETKRAEVEAFLAAIDDDDDVEAVFVGLA; encoded by the coding sequence ATGGGCGCGCAATGGAAGCAGAAGGGTCGTGAGGCGGCGGCGAACGCGAAGGGGAAGGTCTTCTCCAAGCTCGCCAAGGAGCTCCAGATCGCAGCGCGTGGCGGCGCCGATCCCGCGACGAACGCGCGCTTGCGCATGGCGGTCGAGGCCGCGCGCAAGGCGTCGATGACGCGCGACACGATGGAGCGTGCGATCAAGAAGGGCGCGGGCCTGCTCGAGGGCGCGGCGCAGTACGAGACCGTCGTCTACGAGGGCTTCGCGCCGCACCAGGTGCCGGTGATCGTCGAGTGCCTCACCGACAACAAGAACCGCACGTCGAGCAACGTGCGCGTGCTGTTCCGCAAGGGACAGCTCGGCGCGAGCGGCTCGGTGTCGTGGGACTTCTCGCGGCTCGGCGCGATCGAGGCGAGCCCGCCGGCGAGCGGCGCGGATCCCGAAGAGGCGGCCATCGAGGCCGGCGCGCAGGATCTCGAGGCCGACGAGGGCGGGACGATCTTCTACACGGAGCCGACCGATCTCGACGCGGTGAGCAAGGCGCTCGGCGAGCGCGGCTGGACCGTGTCGTCGGCGAAGCTGATCTGGAAGGCGAAGAACCCGGTGACGCTCGACGACGAGACGAAGCGCGCCGAGGTCGAGGCCTTCCTCGCGGCGATCGACGACGACGACGACGTCGAAGCCGTGTTCGTCGGCCTGGCTTGA
- the hxpB gene encoding hexitol phosphatase HxpB produces the protein MTHGANEAMLAPVLRAAIFDLDGLLVDSEPLWRRAEIEHFATVGLHLTDAECEETTGLRIDEVVAFRHRQHPWGAPSVAEITSRIVDRMVSLLREEAPAKPGGAHAVDLCARAGLRLAVASSSPLRLIEAALARLGLRERFELVVSAEREPYGKPHPAVFLRTAEQLGIAPTSCLVFEDSLNGLVAAKAARMACIAVPERTDARFALADLVLPSLDALDARTLGTMIERVR, from the coding sequence GTGACCCACGGTGCGAACGAGGCCATGCTCGCGCCCGTGCTGCGCGCTGCGATCTTCGATCTCGACGGGCTCCTCGTGGACAGCGAGCCGCTCTGGCGGCGCGCGGAGATCGAGCACTTCGCGACGGTGGGCCTGCACCTGACCGACGCGGAGTGCGAGGAGACGACGGGGCTGCGCATCGACGAGGTCGTCGCGTTCCGGCATCGCCAGCATCCGTGGGGCGCGCCGAGCGTCGCGGAGATCACGTCGCGCATCGTCGATCGCATGGTGTCGCTGCTCCGCGAGGAAGCGCCGGCGAAGCCGGGCGGCGCGCATGCGGTGGACCTCTGCGCGCGCGCGGGGCTCCGGCTCGCGGTCGCGTCGTCCTCACCGCTGCGCCTCATCGAGGCGGCGCTCGCGCGGCTCGGGCTGCGCGAGCGCTTCGAGCTCGTCGTGAGCGCCGAGCGCGAGCCCTACGGCAAGCCGCATCCCGCGGTGTTCCTGCGCACCGCGGAGCAGCTCGGGATCGCACCGACGTCGTGCCTCGTCTTCGAGGACTCGCTGAACGGGCTCGTCGCGGCGAAGGCGGCGCGCATGGCGTGCATCGCGGTGCCCGAGCGCACCGATGCGCGCTTCGCGCTCGCCGATCTCGTGCTGCCCTCGCTCGATGCGCTCGACGCGCGCACGCTCGGCACGATGATCGAGCGCGTTCGGTAG
- a CDS encoding NAD(P)H-dependent flavin oxidoreductase has protein sequence MSTLFGTPLPLVLAPMAGPGTPALVSAVCGAGGLGSLAGGYSAPDAIRAEIREVRARTDRPFAVNLFVPSEAAIAGDARLRDARDALAPYREALGLDAGALDVSSPSFDAQLAVVLEARVPFFSFTFGIPRPDALDACRRAGITTMGTATNVAEARALEAAGVDVICAQGSEAGGHRGGFLGGDAGSLVGTMALVPAIVDAVKRPVIAAGGIMDGRGVAAALALGASAVQLGTAFLRCPEAGTSAPYREALARADETSTTITRAFTGKPARGIASRFTREMERAPVAPYPLQHALTRELRAAAARAGDAELLSLWAGQGVARARALPAAEIVASIAREAGLTR, from the coding sequence ATGTCGACGCTCTTCGGCACGCCGCTGCCCCTCGTCCTCGCGCCGATGGCCGGGCCCGGCACGCCCGCCTTGGTGAGCGCGGTGTGCGGAGCCGGCGGGCTCGGCTCGCTCGCCGGCGGATACTCGGCGCCGGACGCCATCCGCGCGGAAATCCGCGAGGTGCGCGCGCGGACCGATCGGCCGTTCGCGGTGAACCTGTTCGTGCCGAGCGAGGCCGCGATCGCCGGCGACGCGCGGCTGCGCGACGCGCGCGACGCGCTCGCGCCCTACCGCGAGGCGCTCGGGCTCGACGCTGGCGCGCTCGACGTCTCGTCGCCGTCGTTCGACGCGCAGCTCGCGGTCGTGCTCGAAGCGCGCGTTCCGTTCTTCTCGTTCACGTTCGGCATCCCGCGGCCCGATGCGCTCGACGCGTGCCGTCGCGCGGGCATCACGACGATGGGCACCGCGACGAACGTCGCGGAGGCGCGCGCGCTCGAGGCGGCAGGCGTCGACGTGATCTGCGCACAGGGCTCGGAAGCGGGCGGTCATCGCGGAGGATTCCTCGGCGGCGACGCGGGCTCGCTCGTCGGCACGATGGCGCTCGTGCCCGCGATCGTCGACGCCGTGAAGCGTCCGGTGATCGCCGCCGGCGGGATCATGGACGGGCGTGGCGTCGCGGCTGCGCTCGCGCTCGGCGCGTCGGCGGTGCAGCTAGGGACCGCGTTCCTGCGCTGCCCGGAGGCGGGCACCAGCGCGCCGTATCGCGAGGCCCTCGCGCGCGCCGACGAGACGTCGACGACGATCACGCGCGCGTTCACCGGCAAGCCCGCGCGCGGCATCGCGAGCCGCTTCACGCGCGAGATGGAGCGCGCGCCGGTCGCGCCCTACCCGCTCCAGCACGCGCTCACGCGCGAGCTGCGCGCCGCCGCCGCGCGCGCGGGTGACGCGGAGCTGCTCTCGCTCTGGGCGGGCCAAGGCGTCGCGCGAGCGCGTGCGCTGCCCGCCGCGGAGATCGTCGCGTCGATCGCGCGCGAGGCGGGGCTCACGCGCTGA
- a CDS encoding translation initiation factor, protein MADPKKPSSPFSSLASLRDALPAGPERAPAPAPSAPAAKDPFAAKIVVAKSRKGRGGKTVTTIAGIAEHALEAITKELKHALGTGATIEDGEIVVQGEHGPRIKQWLEQRGAKRVVLGS, encoded by the coding sequence GTGGCCGATCCCAAGAAGCCGAGCTCGCCGTTCTCCTCGCTCGCGTCGCTGCGCGACGCGCTCCCCGCAGGCCCCGAGCGCGCGCCCGCGCCGGCGCCGAGCGCGCCCGCCGCGAAGGATCCGTTCGCCGCGAAGATCGTCGTCGCGAAGAGCCGCAAGGGACGCGGCGGCAAGACCGTGACGACGATCGCCGGCATCGCCGAGCACGCGCTCGAGGCGATCACGAAAGAGCTCAAGCACGCGCTCGGCACCGGCGCGACGATCGAGGACGGCGAGATCGTCGTGCAGGGCGAGCACGGCCCGCGCATCAAGCAGTGGCTCGAGCAGCGCGGCGCCAAGCGCGTCGTGCTCGGGTCCTGA
- the cysM gene encoding cysteine synthase CysM produces MKSILDRVGSTPLVTLQTGVDRAGIRLLGKLEGNNPGGSVKDRPARSMILRAEARGDLRPGMKLIEPTSGNTGIALAMIAAARGYAIELVMPANATAERVKQMRALGATVILTPADAAMEGAIDHAREKVAAGGYLMLDQFGNADNWRAHYESTGPEIWRDTDGTITHFVSSMGTTGTIMGTSRFLKEQRESVQIVGCQPTEGSSIPGIRRWPIEYLPKIYEPERVDRVIDVDQRDAERTSRDLARREGVFVGASSGGAAWAARQVCADLAREGRDGVVVCILCDRGDRYLSSPLFETQD; encoded by the coding sequence GTGAAGTCGATCCTGGATCGAGTCGGGAGCACACCCCTGGTGACGCTGCAGACGGGCGTCGATCGCGCGGGCATCCGCCTGCTCGGCAAGCTCGAGGGCAACAACCCGGGCGGCAGCGTGAAGGATCGCCCTGCGCGATCGATGATCCTGCGCGCCGAGGCGCGCGGCGATCTCCGCCCGGGCATGAAGCTCATCGAGCCGACGAGCGGGAACACCGGCATCGCGCTCGCGATGATCGCGGCCGCGCGCGGCTACGCGATCGAGCTGGTGATGCCCGCCAACGCGACCGCGGAGCGCGTGAAGCAGATGCGCGCGCTCGGCGCGACCGTGATCCTCACGCCGGCCGACGCGGCCATGGAGGGCGCGATCGATCACGCGCGCGAGAAGGTCGCAGCCGGCGGCTACCTGATGCTCGACCAGTTCGGCAACGCCGACAATTGGCGCGCGCACTACGAGTCGACGGGCCCGGAGATCTGGCGCGACACCGACGGGACCATCACGCACTTCGTGAGCTCGATGGGCACCACGGGCACGATCATGGGCACGTCGCGCTTCCTCAAGGAGCAGCGCGAGAGCGTGCAGATCGTCGGATGCCAGCCCACCGAGGGCTCGAGCATCCCGGGCATCCGTCGCTGGCCGATCGAGTACCTGCCGAAGATCTACGAGCCCGAGCGGGTCGATCGCGTGATCGACGTCGATCAGCGCGACGCGGAGCGCACGTCGCGCGACCTCGCGCGGCGCGAGGGCGTGTTCGTCGGCGCGAGCTCGGGCGGCGCGGCGTGGGCCGCGCGCCAGGTGTGCGCGGACCTCGCGCGCGAAGGACGCGACGGAGTCGTCGTGTGCATCCTCTGCGATCGCGGCGATCGGTACCTGTCGTCTCCGCTCTTCGAGACCCAGGACTGA
- a CDS encoding phosphoenolpyruvate carboxylase, with product MSTLNEDVNVLGRVLGTVLREQEGVPFFELVEEVRTRTKALRAASADARGADTTALQTRLASVSPGDAEGLVRAFSMYFQLVNMAEENERVRRVAERPGPRKEGLEEAFRALAARGLDADAARALVERVELGLTFTAHPTEMRRRTLREHLAAIAAEIPRLSDPDALERVTAHVEALWGTLELRRVQPTVRDEVQGGLAYVPVIASVLPQLARELSRAFHAVYGAPASLPLPLALCSWMGGDRDGNPNVTPEVTRETFELHTERARAMLRECIDDAFTSLSQHASRVHSVPAELGDDEEPWRAALRALYDALDDDAATSPIEPVRALTEIEETLRAAGQRRSADAFAMPLRVRARVFGTHLVSLDVREHSHKTGAAVAQLLERGGRPGYASLDEHGKRAVIVEELKTKRPLLGVGEVPPPELELVLGPLRATRDAIDRAGLRAFGRYITSMSEDVSDLLEVLILAREVGVRVLPVPLFETKADLERAPAVLRDVLAIPAYRAHLGTDVQEVMIGYSDSNKDAGFFAAYWSLYDAQRRIAEVCEAAGVRFRFFHGRGTSIGRGGGPMVRGILGQPAGTIGAGLRITEQGEALADKYSHPERARRNLEQGLYALLVAAAAPREVLPTEWTDAMARATDASARTYRELVEHPRFLAFFEAVTPINEIAHLRIASRPVRRPGPPTLANLRAIPWVMSWTQNRANVPGWYGVHVALREIGVERAREMYRTWPFFRTMLDNAQMSLAMSDDAIFRAYLALAPGEDELARRVLEAREETIARVCEVIEGPLLKDEPRIARSIELRNPYVEPIHRLQVELLRRVRAGGEGELDPQLERALLLSVHGIAAGVRNAG from the coding sequence ATGAGCACCCTCAACGAAGACGTGAACGTGCTCGGGCGCGTGCTCGGGACGGTGCTGCGCGAGCAGGAAGGCGTGCCGTTCTTCGAGCTCGTCGAGGAGGTCCGCACCCGCACCAAGGCGCTGCGCGCCGCGAGCGCGGACGCGCGCGGTGCCGACACGACCGCGCTGCAGACGCGGCTCGCGTCGGTCTCTCCCGGCGACGCCGAAGGGCTGGTGCGCGCGTTCTCGATGTACTTCCAGCTCGTGAACATGGCGGAGGAGAACGAGCGCGTGCGGCGCGTCGCCGAGCGTCCCGGGCCGCGCAAGGAGGGCCTCGAGGAGGCGTTCCGCGCGCTCGCGGCGCGAGGCCTCGATGCGGACGCGGCGCGCGCGCTGGTCGAGCGCGTCGAGCTCGGGCTCACGTTCACCGCGCACCCGACCGAGATGCGGCGGCGCACGCTGCGCGAGCACCTCGCCGCGATCGCTGCCGAGATCCCGCGCCTCTCGGATCCCGATGCGCTGGAGCGCGTGACCGCGCACGTCGAGGCGCTCTGGGGCACGCTCGAGCTGCGCCGCGTGCAGCCCACCGTGCGCGACGAGGTGCAGGGCGGCCTCGCGTACGTGCCGGTGATCGCGTCGGTGCTCCCGCAGCTCGCGCGCGAGCTCTCGCGCGCGTTCCACGCGGTGTACGGCGCGCCGGCGTCGCTCCCGCTCCCGCTCGCGCTCTGCTCGTGGATGGGCGGTGATCGCGACGGCAACCCCAACGTCACGCCCGAGGTCACGCGCGAGACGTTCGAGCTCCACACCGAGCGCGCGCGCGCGATGCTGCGCGAGTGCATCGACGACGCGTTCACGAGCCTGAGCCAGCACGCGTCGCGCGTGCACTCGGTCCCGGCGGAGCTCGGCGACGACGAAGAGCCGTGGCGCGCCGCGCTGCGCGCGCTGTACGACGCGCTCGACGACGACGCCGCGACGAGCCCGATCGAGCCGGTGCGCGCGCTGACCGAGATCGAAGAGACGCTGCGCGCCGCGGGACAGCGCCGCAGCGCCGACGCGTTCGCGATGCCGCTGCGAGTGCGCGCGCGCGTCTTCGGCACGCACCTCGTCTCGCTCGACGTCCGCGAGCACTCGCACAAGACGGGCGCCGCGGTCGCGCAGCTGCTCGAGCGCGGAGGGCGCCCCGGCTACGCGTCGCTCGACGAGCACGGCAAGCGCGCGGTGATCGTCGAGGAGCTGAAGACCAAGCGCCCGCTGCTCGGCGTCGGCGAGGTGCCGCCTCCGGAGCTCGAGCTCGTGCTCGGCCCGCTGCGCGCGACGCGCGACGCGATCGATCGCGCCGGGCTGCGCGCCTTCGGTCGCTACATCACCTCGATGAGCGAGGACGTCTCGGATCTGCTCGAGGTGCTGATCCTCGCGCGCGAGGTCGGCGTGCGCGTGCTCCCGGTCCCGCTCTTCGAGACCAAGGCCGATCTCGAGCGCGCGCCCGCCGTGCTGCGCGACGTGCTCGCGATCCCCGCGTACCGCGCGCACCTCGGCACCGACGTGCAGGAGGTGATGATCGGCTACAGCGACAGCAACAAGGACGCGGGCTTCTTCGCCGCGTACTGGTCGCTCTACGACGCGCAGCGGCGCATCGCGGAAGTGTGCGAGGCCGCGGGCGTGCGCTTCCGCTTCTTCCACGGCCGCGGCACCAGCATCGGGCGCGGCGGCGGGCCCATGGTGCGCGGCATCCTCGGTCAGCCCGCGGGCACGATCGGCGCGGGGCTGCGCATCACCGAGCAGGGCGAGGCGCTCGCCGACAAGTACAGCCACCCCGAGCGCGCGCGGCGCAACCTCGAGCAGGGCCTCTACGCGCTGCTCGTCGCGGCAGCGGCACCGCGCGAGGTGCTGCCCACCGAGTGGACCGACGCGATGGCGCGCGCGACCGACGCGAGCGCGCGCACGTATCGCGAGCTCGTCGAGCACCCGCGCTTCCTCGCGTTCTTCGAGGCGGTCACGCCGATCAACGAGATCGCGCACCTGCGCATCGCGTCGCGTCCGGTGCGTCGCCCCGGCCCGCCGACGCTCGCGAACCTGCGCGCGATCCCGTGGGTCATGTCGTGGACCCAGAACCGCGCGAACGTGCCGGGCTGGTACGGCGTGCACGTCGCGCTGCGCGAGATCGGCGTCGAGCGCGCGCGCGAGATGTACCGGACGTGGCCGTTCTTCCGCACGATGCTCGACAACGCGCAGATGAGCCTCGCCATGAGCGACGACGCGATCTTCCGCGCGTACCTCGCGCTCGCGCCCGGCGAGGACGAGCTCGCGCGTCGCGTCCTCGAGGCGCGCGAGGAGACGATCGCGCGCGTGTGCGAGGTGATCGAGGGGCCGCTGCTGAAGGACGAGCCGCGCATCGCGCGCTCGATCGAGCTGCGCAACCCGTACGTGGAGCCGATCCATCGGCTCCAGGTCGAGCTGCTCCGCCGCGTGCGCGCCGGCGGCGAGGGCGAGCTCGATCCGCAGCTCGAGCGCGCGCTGCTGCTCTCGGTCCACGGCATCGCCGCGGGCGTGCGCAACGCAGGCTAA
- a CDS encoding alpha/beta fold hydrolase, which yields MQWVGALAGRIEDAFGHAWSLGELGLALTRVDEILRDPHHRTLHEDVATNGFHAPFDDGALDLAIARDGAIHGTNPYQRVCGSRGDRVMGLLERAPRNPGRRLLVVCHCYGVPSPPVMRRLFELRGLDVDVVTNVMGHHQPGTYPAWPGSGLVSARLSRFVENLRCAVTGARALVRWLRIHEGYERVAVVGFSIGGQLALHLAHTGDVDDAVLYCPVTSLATTARELGLMRHVSPVITPLLERVHGSRFEELLALADPLAMRLAIDEERMHVIAQRHDALARLAQIEAIRRKYPRVRWTLLPGTHLLPLGLREVRRAVRDALVG from the coding sequence ATGCAGTGGGTGGGCGCGCTCGCCGGTCGCATCGAGGACGCGTTCGGCCACGCGTGGTCGCTCGGCGAGCTCGGCCTCGCGCTCACGCGCGTCGACGAGATCCTCCGCGATCCGCACCACCGCACGCTGCACGAGGACGTCGCGACGAACGGCTTCCACGCGCCGTTCGACGACGGGGCGCTCGACCTCGCGATCGCGCGCGACGGCGCGATCCACGGCACGAACCCGTACCAGCGCGTCTGCGGCAGCCGCGGCGATCGCGTGATGGGCTTGCTCGAGCGCGCGCCGCGCAACCCCGGACGGCGTCTGCTCGTGGTCTGTCATTGCTATGGCGTGCCCTCGCCGCCGGTGATGCGGCGTCTCTTCGAGCTGCGCGGGCTCGACGTCGACGTCGTGACGAACGTGATGGGCCACCACCAGCCCGGCACGTACCCGGCGTGGCCGGGCAGCGGGCTCGTGAGCGCGCGGCTCTCGCGCTTCGTCGAGAACCTGCGGTGCGCGGTGACGGGGGCGCGCGCGCTGGTGCGCTGGCTGCGGATCCACGAGGGCTACGAGCGCGTCGCGGTGGTCGGGTTCTCGATCGGCGGGCAGCTCGCGCTGCACCTCGCGCACACCGGAGACGTCGACGACGCGGTGCTCTACTGCCCGGTGACGAGCCTCGCGACGACGGCGCGCGAGCTCGGTCTGATGCGGCACGTCTCGCCGGTGATCACACCGCTGCTGGAGCGGGTGCACGGCTCGAGGTTCGAGGAGCTGCTCGCGCTCGCCGATCCGCTCGCGATGCGGCTCGCGATCGACGAGGAGCGCATGCACGTGATCGCGCAGCGCCACGACGCGCTCGCGCGGCTCGCGCAGATCGAGGCGATCCGGCGGAAATACCCGCGCGTTCGGTGGACGCTGCTGCCCGGAACGCACTTGCTTCCGCTCGGTCTGCGCGAGGTGCGGCGCGCGGTGCGCGACGCGCTCGTGGGGTGA
- a CDS encoding RCC1 domain-containing protein produces MQGRGWWFVGALALSGCGIAAAQGEGSEDGAPAPTLTERAVEGAMCDAPCRWGCDAEGCDVPEWVVVGDAHSCALRESGSVDCWGSNDHHELGDESTTARARAALVGGIRGAIGIDAGAHHTCVIDVEGAAWCWGANDRGQLGDGTTEARGAPVMVRAREVLVDIAAGGDRTCAATREGDVLCWGAGDPMPRRIVGATRTIELDVGDAHACAVRADGEVACWGDNADGQLGDGTRIARTEATPLGLHGMIAVRTGRAHTCAIDATTQAVCWGDNSAGQLGDGTREDRLAPSVQHRSVLTLGGDRTCGRVAFGDVACWGEGYGVDKALVPILDEASVVTIGARHGCAVHRIGTARCWGANEAGQIGDGTNDTHETPIDALPPS; encoded by the coding sequence ATGCAGGGACGGGGTTGGTGGTTCGTGGGGGCGCTCGCGCTCTCGGGGTGTGGGATCGCGGCGGCACAGGGCGAGGGCAGCGAGGACGGCGCGCCCGCGCCGACGCTGACGGAGCGAGCGGTCGAGGGCGCGATGTGCGACGCGCCGTGTCGCTGGGGCTGCGACGCGGAGGGCTGCGACGTGCCGGAGTGGGTGGTCGTCGGCGACGCCCACTCGTGCGCGCTGCGTGAGAGCGGCAGCGTCGATTGTTGGGGCTCCAACGATCACCACGAGCTCGGTGACGAGAGCACGACCGCGCGCGCGCGCGCTGCGCTGGTCGGAGGCATCCGCGGCGCGATCGGGATCGACGCCGGCGCGCACCACACGTGCGTGATCGACGTCGAGGGCGCGGCGTGGTGCTGGGGCGCGAACGATCGCGGACAGCTGGGCGACGGCACGACCGAGGCGCGCGGCGCGCCGGTGATGGTGCGAGCGCGCGAGGTGCTCGTCGACATCGCGGCGGGCGGTGATCGCACCTGCGCGGCGACGCGCGAGGGGGACGTTCTCTGCTGGGGCGCCGGAGATCCGATGCCGCGACGCATCGTGGGCGCGACGCGCACGATCGAGCTCGACGTCGGCGATGCGCACGCGTGCGCGGTGCGCGCCGACGGCGAGGTCGCGTGCTGGGGCGACAACGCGGACGGTCAGCTCGGCGACGGAACGCGCATCGCGCGCACCGAGGCGACGCCGCTCGGCCTGCACGGGATGATCGCGGTCCGCACCGGGCGCGCGCACACCTGCGCGATCGACGCGACGACGCAGGCGGTGTGCTGGGGCGACAACTCCGCGGGCCAGCTCGGCGACGGCACGCGCGAGGATCGGCTCGCGCCCTCGGTGCAGCATCGCTCGGTGCTCACGCTCGGCGGCGATCGCACGTGTGGTCGCGTCGCGTTCGGCGACGTCGCGTGCTGGGGCGAGGGCTACGGCGTGGACAAGGCGCTGGTGCCGATCCTCGACGAGGCGAGCGTGGTCACGATCGGCGCGCGTCACGGCTGCGCGGTGCACCGCATCGGCACGGCGCGCTGCTGGGGCGCGAACGAGGCGGGACAGATCGGCGACGGCACGAACGACACGCACGAGACGCCGATCGACGCGCTGCCTCCGAGCTGA
- a CDS encoding shikimate kinase, whose product MSVEPLVLVGMSGVGKSFWARRLAEQRGYVRHDCDGEIGARLSSIVTPSPGEEPVHALGRWMGMPWSEGYAAREARYLALEETVTREALDACRDGRRHVIDTTGSVIYLPDALLDRLRSVGRVVYLRTPEARREAMLRRYLEEPKPVVWGDAFACATGEAPREALPRCYASLLAWRERRYAALAHVVIDGAELEANDPGVDGFLARISA is encoded by the coding sequence ATGAGCGTCGAGCCGCTGGTCCTCGTGGGCATGTCCGGCGTGGGCAAGAGCTTCTGGGCGCGCCGGCTCGCGGAGCAGCGCGGCTACGTGCGCCACGACTGCGACGGAGAGATCGGCGCGCGCCTCTCGTCGATCGTCACGCCGTCGCCGGGCGAAGAGCCGGTGCACGCGCTCGGGCGTTGGATGGGCATGCCGTGGAGCGAGGGCTACGCGGCGCGCGAGGCGCGCTATCTCGCGCTCGAAGAGACGGTGACGCGCGAGGCGCTCGACGCGTGCCGCGATGGTCGGCGCCACGTCATCGACACCACGGGCAGCGTGATCTACCTGCCCGACGCGCTGCTCGATCGGCTGCGCAGCGTGGGCCGCGTGGTGTACCTCCGGACGCCCGAGGCGCGGCGCGAGGCGATGCTGCGGCGCTACCTCGAGGAGCCGAAGCCGGTCGTGTGGGGCGACGCGTTCGCATGCGCGACCGGCGAGGCGCCGCGCGAGGCGCTGCCGCGATGTTACGCGTCGCTGCTCGCGTGGCGCGAGCGTCGGTACGCGGCGCTCGCGCACGTCGTGATCGACGGCGCCGAGCTCGAGGCGAACGACCCCGGCGTCGACGGATTCCTCGCGCGCATCAGCGCGTGA
- a CDS encoding OsmC family protein — protein MAKTMRVRLDRIGTAAFRAVAEGSGGEVVVDGSPEIGGEGRGMRPMEVMLTAIASCGAMDVVHILRKQREPLESLRVEIEGDRADATPAPFTAIRIVFVANAAVDGHKLERAVSLAVEKYCSATASLDPAITVRFESRRE, from the coding sequence ATGGCGAAGACGATGCGGGTACGGCTCGATCGGATCGGCACCGCGGCGTTCCGCGCGGTGGCCGAAGGATCGGGCGGCGAGGTCGTGGTCGACGGATCGCCGGAGATCGGCGGCGAGGGCCGCGGGATGCGACCGATGGAGGTGATGCTCACCGCGATCGCGAGCTGCGGCGCGATGGACGTCGTGCACATCCTCCGCAAGCAGCGCGAGCCGCTCGAGTCGCTGCGCGTCGAGATCGAGGGCGATCGTGCCGACGCGACGCCGGCTCCGTTCACCGCGATCCGCATCGTGTTCGTCGCCAACGCGGCGGTGGACGGGCACAAGCTCGAGCGCGCGGTGTCGCTCGCGGTCGAGAAGTACTGCTCCGCGACCGCGAGCCTCGATCCCGCGATCACCGTGCGGTTCGAGAGCCGGCGCGAGTGA
- a CDS encoding STAS domain-containing protein yields the protein MNAATNPDQQRIAELEAELARARDLLSALIEHSPDGILVFDGQGTRQQNPAARAMLEDDRSKVADWKQESQFFRPDRVTPMPIEETGGMRAMKGEYVDSELLWFVDARGRGFMLAGQARPLAGGGAIVIFRDVTERMELEADLAARNEALATRELENRELIERLRVALDELSTPVLEVREDVLVLPVIGIVDTQRSAQMSERLLDEIVRTRAKHVIVDLTGVELMDTGTADRFAKLARAVELLGSRCILSGLQPAVAQMLVELGGDFGGLETQRNLRHALDAVGRSERPERRAARR from the coding sequence ATGAACGCAGCGACCAATCCGGACCAGCAACGCATCGCCGAGCTCGAAGCGGAGCTCGCGCGCGCGAGAGACCTGCTCTCGGCGCTGATCGAGCACAGCCCCGACGGCATCCTCGTCTTCGACGGACAGGGCACGCGCCAGCAGAACCCCGCCGCGCGCGCGATGCTCGAGGACGACCGCTCGAAGGTCGCGGACTGGAAGCAGGAGTCGCAGTTCTTCCGGCCCGATCGCGTGACGCCGATGCCGATCGAGGAGACCGGCGGCATGCGCGCGATGAAGGGCGAGTACGTCGACAGCGAGCTGCTCTGGTTCGTCGACGCGCGCGGCAGGGGCTTCATGCTCGCGGGCCAGGCGCGACCGCTCGCGGGCGGCGGCGCGATCGTCATCTTCCGCGACGTGACCGAGCGGATGGAGCTCGAGGCGGATCTCGCGGCGCGCAACGAGGCGCTCGCGACGCGCGAGCTCGAGAACCGCGAGCTGATCGAGCGCCTGCGCGTCGCGCTCGACGAGCTCTCGACGCCGGTGCTCGAGGTGCGCGAGGACGTGCTGGTGCTGCCGGTGATCGGCATCGTGGACACCCAGCGCAGCGCGCAGATGTCGGAGCGCCTGCTCGACGAGATCGTGCGGACGCGCGCGAAGCACGTGATCGTCGATCTGACCGGCGTGGAGCTGATGGACACCGGCACCGCGGACCGGTTCGCGAAGCTCGCGCGCGCGGTGGAGCTCCTCGGCTCGCGCTGCATCCTGAGCGGTCTGCAGCCCGCGGTGGCTCAGATGCTCGTCGAGCTCGGCGGCGACTTCGGCGGGCTCGAGACGCAGCGCAACCTCCGCCACGCGCTCGACGCGGTCGGGCGGAGCGAGCGCCCGGAGCGTCGCGCGGCTCGTCGTTGA